The following coding sequences are from one Cervus canadensis isolate Bull #8, Minnesota chromosome 4, ASM1932006v1, whole genome shotgun sequence window:
- the RPL18A gene encoding 60S ribosomal protein L18a, which produces MKASGTLREYKVVGRCLPTPKCRTPPLYRMRIFAPNHVVAKSRFWYFVSQLKKMKKSSGEIVYCGQVFEKSPLRVKNFGIWLRYDSRSGTHNMYREYRDLTTAGAVTQCYRDMGARHRARAHSIQIMKVEEIAASKCRRPAVKQFHDSKIKFPLPHRVLRRQHKPRFTTKRPNTFF; this is translated from the exons ATGAAGGCCTCAGGGACG cttcGAGAGTATAAGGTGGTGGGGCGCTGCCTGCCGACCCCCAAATGCCGTACGCCGCCCCTCTATCGCATGAGGATTTTCGCGCCTAATCATGTTGTTGCCAAGTCCCGCTTCTGGTACTTTGTGTCTCAgttgaagaagatgaagaaatcCTCGGGGGAAATCGTCTACTGTGGACAG GTGTTCGAGAAATCTCCCCTGCGAGTGAAGAACTTCGGCATCTGGCTACGCTATGACTCCCGCAGTGGCACGCACAACATGTACCGGGAGTACCGGGACCTGACCACCGCCGGCGCGGTCACCCAGTGCT ACCGAGACATGGGTGCCCGGCACCGAGCCCGGGCCCACTCAATCCAGATCATGAAGGTGGAGGAGATCGCAGCCAGCAAGTGCCGCCGACCAGCGGTCAAGCAGTTCCAC GACTCCAAGATCAAGTTCCCACTGCCCCACCGCGTCCTCCGTCGCCAGCACAAGCCACGCTTCACCACCAAGAGGCCCAACACCTTCTTTTAG